The genome window TATTCCGCTTTGTGGAACACCATCAGCCAAGAGTAGATTGGGGATATCGAATATTCTAGTTCATTATTGTCATATGAAAATTAAAGAGCCTAAAAAAAACAGGCTCTTTTTGGATTAATTTTTTACTTTATAATTGGATGTCCTGCACTGCGGGCTAACTGGTACATGATATATTGATTTAGACTAACTTTTTCATCCTTAGCTTTTTCGACCAAAGTGCGGTGAAGGGATTTTGGTATGCGAATATTGAGTTTGCCGGAATAGTCGTCTGATTCCCTTGCTGGTTCGGGAATCTCAATGCTTTCTTCAAGTGCGGTTTCTAACCAGCAGATCTTTGCGTCTTCAATCATCTTAAGTGCTTCTTCCACTGTTTGACCCTGACTTATACATCCAGGAAGTTCCGGTATTTCGACAGCATAACCACCATCTGCAGAGGGATGGAGGGTTACCTGGTAAGGTAGCCCCAGGTAATATTGAAGGTCTTTATTCATCTTTCATATCTCCTTCCAGAGCTTTGATTGCCAGCTTTACATAGGCTATGTCGATATGTGGCTGGT of Pelotomaculum isophthalicicum JI contains these proteins:
- a CDS encoding type II toxin-antitoxin system HicB family antitoxin; amino-acid sequence: MNKDLQYYLGLPYQVTLHPSADGGYAVEIPELPGCISQGQTVEEALKMIEDAKICWLETALEESIEIPEPARESDDYSGKLNIRIPKSLHRTLVEKAKDEKVSLNQYIMYQLARSAGHPIIK